ATGCTGCGCAGCAGGCGGCGCATGATCTTGCCGCTGCGGGTCTTGGGCAGGTTGTCGCCGAAACGGATGTCCTTGGGCTTGGCGATGGGACCAATCTCCTTGGCCACCCAGTTGCGCAGTTCGTTGGCGATCTGCTTGGCCTCTTCGCCCGTAGGGCGCGAGCGCTTGAGCACCACAAACGCGCAGATGGCCTCGCCGGTCACGTCGTCGGGACGGCCCACCACGGCGGCTTCGGCCACCAGGTCGGTCTTGGACACCAAGGCCGATTCGATCTCCATCGTGCCCATGCGGTGGCCCGACACGTTCAGCACGTCGTCGATGCGGCCGGTGATGCGGAAGTAGCCGCGGTCCGCACTGCGCACCGCGCCATCACCCGCCAGATAGTAGCCCTTGAGTTCTTCGGGGAAGTAGCTCTTTTTGAAGCGCTCGGGGTCGTTCCAGATCGTGCGGATCATGCTGGGCCAGGGGCGCTTGATTACCAAAATACCGCCCGTCCCATTGGGAATGTCGTTCCCCATTTCGTCCACGATGGCGGCGGTGATGCCCGGCAGAGGCAACGTACAGCTGCCGGGCACCAGGGGCGTGGCACCAGGCAGCGGGGTGATGACGTGCCCACCGGTCTCGGTCTGCCAGAAGGTGTCCACGATGGGGCAACGCTCGCCGCCGACGTTCTTGTGGTACCACATCCAGGCTTCGGGGTTGATGGGTTCGCCAACGCTACCCAGAATGCGCAGGCTCGACAGATCAGAGCGCGCAGGGTGCACTGCCTCGTCGGCTTCGGCCGCTTTGATGAGCGAGCGAATGGCCGTAGGGGCGGTGTAGAAGATGGTGCACTTGTGGCGCTCGATCATCTGCCAGAAGCGGCCCGCGTTCGGGAAGGTGGGAATGCCTTCAAAGATGATCTGCGTGGCGCCTGCCGCCAGCGGGCCGTAGGCGACGTAGGTGTGGCCTGTGATCCAGCCGATGTCGGCCGTGCACCAGAACACGTCGTCCGCACGCAGGTCAAACGTCCAGTCCATGGTCATCTTGGCCCACAGCAGGTAGCCGCCGGTGCTGTGCTGCACGCCCTTGGGCTTGCCGGTGGAGCCGCTGGTGTAGAGGATGAACAGCGGGTGCTCAGCCCCCACAGCCACAGGGGCACATTCGGTGCTTTGTCCTGCCAGTGCTTCGGCAAAGGTCTTGTCGCGCCCGGCCACCATGTTGCAGGCCGTGGCCGTGCGCTGGTACACAAACACATTGCGAATGGTGTCGCAGCCGCCCATGGCCAGGGCTTCGTCGATGATGGATTTGAGGGGCAGTTCCTTGCCACCACGCATCTGGTAGTTGGCGGTGATGACAGCCACGGCACCAGCGTCGATGATGCGCTCGTGCACGGCCTTGGCGCTGAAGCCGCCAAACACCACACTGTGCGTAGCACCGATGCGGGCGCAGGCCTGCATGGCGATCACGCCCTCGATGGTCATGGGCATGTAGATCAGCACGCGGTCGCCCTTGGCTACGCCATGGGCCTTGAGCGCGTTGGCGAACTGGCTCACGCGGGCCAGTAGCTCTTTGTAGGTGATCTTGGTGACGGTGCCGTCATCGGCTTCGAAGACGATGGC
This Acidovorax sp. 106 DNA region includes the following protein-coding sequences:
- the acs gene encoding acetate--CoA ligase, yielding MSASTSAIESVLVENRVFPPSDVIVKAARISGMAGYEALCKEAETDFEGFWAKQARANVQWSKPFTRTLDESNAPFFRWFDDGELNASANCLDKHIGTPTENKTAIVFEADDGTVTKITYKELLARVSQFANALKAHGVAKGDRVLIYMPMTIEGVIAMQACARIGATHSVVFGGFSAKAVHERIIDAGAVAVITANYQMRGGKELPLKSIIDEALAMGGCDTIRNVFVYQRTATACNMVAGRDKTFAEALAGQSTECAPVAVGAEHPLFILYTSGSTGKPKGVQHSTGGYLLWAKMTMDWTFDLRADDVFWCTADIGWITGHTYVAYGPLAAGATQIIFEGIPTFPNAGRFWQMIERHKCTIFYTAPTAIRSLIKAAEADEAVHPARSDLSSLRILGSVGEPINPEAWMWYHKNVGGERCPIVDTFWQTETGGHVITPLPGATPLVPGSCTLPLPGITAAIVDEMGNDIPNGTGGILVIKRPWPSMIRTIWNDPERFKKSYFPEELKGYYLAGDGAVRSADRGYFRITGRIDDVLNVSGHRMGTMEIESALVSKTDLVAEAAVVGRPDDVTGEAICAFVVLKRSRPTGEEAKQIANELRNWVAKEIGPIAKPKDIRFGDNLPKTRSGKIMRRLLRSIAKGEAITQDTSTLENPAILDQLAKAN